One Glycine max cultivar Williams 82 chromosome 3, Glycine_max_v4.0, whole genome shotgun sequence DNA window includes the following coding sequences:
- the LOC100783105 gene encoding disease resistance protein RUN1 isoform X2 yields MEFASSSSPFSKSKPQFMYDVFINFRGEDTRKKFVCHIYKALSNAGINTFIDEENIQKGMTLDELMTAIEGSQIAIVVFSKTYTESTWCLRELQKIIECHENYGQRVVPVFYHIDPSHIRHQEGDFGSALNAVAERRHSGEDLKSALSNWKRVLKKATDFSGWNERDFRNDAELVKEIVNDVLTKLEYEVLPITRFPVGLESQVQEVIRFIETTTYSCIIGIWGMGGSGKTTTAKAIYNQIHRSFMDKSFIEDIREACKRDRGQIRLQKQLLSDVLKTKVEIHSIGRGTTVIENRLSKKRLLIVLDDVNKSGQLKALCGNLQWIGEGSVIIITTRDKHLFTGLKVDYVHEMKEMHANESLELLSWHAFREAKPKEDFNELARNVVAYCGGLPLALEDLGLYLTNRTTNEWRSALSKLETTPNPHVQEILKISFDGLNDEKEKDIFLDVCCFFIGKDIAYVTEILNGCGLHSDCGIPVLIDRSLIKVEKNNKLGMHNLVQEMGREIIRQSSRKKPGKRSRLWFNVEVVDVLTKNTGTEVVEGLALKFHVNSRNCFKTCAFEKMQRLRLLQLENIQLAGDYGYLSKELRWMCWQGFPSKYIPKNFNMENVIAIDLKRSNLRLVWKEPQDLASLKILNLSHSKYLTETPDFSKLRNLEKLILKDCPRLCKNNAFGDVAPMLGGLGILRSVLVQCDTELQLLKLVRTIVDYIYDVYFTDLEITSYASRISKHSLSSWLIGIGSYQEVFQILSKSIHEGLAINDSCDAFLPGDNDPHWLVRMGEGNSVYFTVPENCRMKGMALCVVYLTNPKNTAAECLIYVLMVNYTKCSIKIYKQDTVISFNDVDWQGIISHLEPGDKVKIFVTFGHGFVVKKTAVYLIRTLGEPSGPLTSSKRTLKCWSHYPHHSCS; encoded by the exons ATGGAGTTCGCGTCTTCTTCATCACCCTTCTCAAAATCCAAACCCCAATTCATGTACGATGTGTTCATCAATTTCAGGGGAGAAGACACCCGTAAGAAGTTCGTTTGTCATATCTATAAGGCCCTCTCAAATGCTGGAATCAACACTTTCATTGACGAGGAGAACATACAAAAGGGAATGACGCTGGATGAACTAATGACAGCAATAGAAGGGTCTCAGATAGCAATAGTTGTTTTCTCCAAAACCTATACTGAATCTACCTGGTGTCTTCGTGAGCTTCAAAAAATCATTGAATGCCACGAAAATTATGGGCAAAGAGTCGTGCCCGTATTTTACCATATTGACCCATCCCATATACGTCATCAGGAGGGTGATTTTGGAAGTGCGTTGAATGCAGTTGCAGAAAGAAGACATTCAGGAGAAGATCTGAAATCTGCCTTGTCCAATTGGAAGCGCGTACTAAAAAAAGCTACAGATTTCTCTGGTTGGAATGAGAGGGATTTCAG GAATGATGCTGAACTAGTGAAGGAAATTGTTAACGATGTTCTTACTAAACTGGAGTACGAAGTCTTGCCTATTACTCGATTCCCTGTTGGATTAGAGTCCCAGGTGCAAGAAGTGATTAGATTTATTGAAACAACCACATATTCTTGTATCATAGGGATATGGGGAATGGGAGGATCGGGTAAAACTACCACAGCCAAAGCCATCTACAATCAAATTCATCGTTCATTCATGGATAAAAGTTTCATTGAGGATATTAGAGAAGCTTGTAAAAGAGATCGAGGGCAAATACGTTTACAAAAACAACTTCTTTCAGATGTTCTAAAAACAAAGGTGGAGATACATAGCATTGGGAGGGGAACAACTGTGATAGAGAACAGACTTTCTAAAAAAAGGTTACTCATTGTACTTGATGATGTGAATAAGAGTGGCCAATTAAAAGCTCTATGCGGAAATCTTCAATGGATTGGTGAAGGAAGTGTAATAATCATTACAACTAGAGATAAACACCTGTTTACGGGACTTAAAGTTGATTATGTTCACGAAATGAAGGAAATGCACGCAAATGAGTCCCTTGAACTTCTTAGTTGGCATGCTTTTAGAGAAGCAAAACCAAAAGAAGACTTCAATGAACTTGCAAGAAATGTAGTTGCTTATTGTGGAGGACTACCACTAGCACTTGAAGACCTTGGTTTATATTTAACTAATAGGACTACAAATGAGTGGAGAAGTGCATTGTCAAAACTAGAAACAACTCCCAATCCTCATGTTCAAGAGATATTAAAAATAAGCTTTGATGGGTTAAATGATGAGAAGGAAAAAGATATATTTCTTGATGTATGTTGCTTCTTTATTGGTAAAGACATAGCCTATGTTACGGAGATACTAAATGGTTGTGGACTACATTCGGACTGTGGAATACCAGTCCTCATAGACCGTAGCCTCATAAAAGTTGAAAAGAACAACAAACTTGGAATGCATAATTTGGTACAAGAAATGGGAAGAGAGATAATTCGTCAAAGTTCAAGAAAGAAACCTGGGAAGCGCAGTCGACTGTGGTTTAATGTGGAAGTAGTTGATGTATTGACAAAGAATACT GGGACAGAAGTTGTTGAGGGATTGGCTCTGAAATTCCATGTCAACAGCAGAAATTGCTTCAAAACTTGTGCTTTTGAGAAAATGCAGAGATTGAGACTATTACAACTTGAAAACATACAACTTGCTGGAGATTATGGGTATCTTTCTAAGGAGCTGAGATGGATGTGTTGGCAAGGGTTTCCTTCAAAATACATACCTAAAAACTTTAACATGGAAAATGTGATTGCAATTGATTTAAAACGCAGTAATCTTAGGCTAGTCTGGAAAGAACCCCAG GATTTGGCATCGCTAAAAATCCTCAATCTTAGTCACTCCAAGTACTTGACTGAAACCCCTGACTTTTCAAAACTACGAAATCTTGAAAAGCTCATTCTCAAAGATTGCCCACGTTTGTGCAAG AATAATGCTTTTGGGGATGTAGCACCAATGCTTGGCGGCCTTGGAATTCTTCGTAGTGTTTTGGTGCAATGTGACACAGAACTTCAACTATTGAAACTAGTAAGAACAATTGTGGATTACATATATGATGTATATTTTACAGATTTAGAAATAACATCATACGCATCACGAATTTCAAAGCATTCCTTGAGTTCTTGGTTGATTGGAATTGGAAGTTACCAAGAAGTCTTCCAGATTCTCAGCAAGAGCATACATGAG GGATTGGCAATCAATGATTCTTGTGATGCTTTTCTTCCAGGTGACAATGATCCTCATTGGTTGGTCCGTATGGGTGAGGGAAATTCAGTGTATTTCACTGTGCCTGAGAATTGTCGCATGAAGGGAATGGCTTTGTGTGTTGTTTATTTAACAAACCCTAAAAACACAGCAGCTGAATGTCTTATTTATGTCTTAATGGTTAATTACACGAAGTGTTCCATCAAGATATACAAGCAAGATACAGTAATTTCCTTCAATGATGTAGATTGGCAGGGCATCATATCACATTTGGAACCTGGAGACAAGGTGAAGATTTTCGTGACTTTTGGGCATGGATTTGTGGTCAAGAAGACAGCTGTCTATCTTATAAGAACTTTGGGAGAACCCTCAGGCCCTTTGACTAGTTCCAAGCGAACACTAAAATGTTGGAGTCACTACCCACACCACTCGTGCAGCTGA
- the LOC100783105 gene encoding disease resistance protein RUN1 isoform X1, whose protein sequence is MEFASSSSPFSKSKPQFMYDVFINFRGEDTRKKFVCHIYKALSNAGINTFIDEENIQKGMTLDELMTAIEGSQIAIVVFSKTYTESTWCLRELQKIIECHENYGQRVVPVFYHIDPSHIRHQEGDFGSALNAVAERRHSGEDLKSALSNWKRVLKKATDFSGWNERDFRNDAELVKEIVNDVLTKLEYEVLPITRFPVGLESQVQEVIRFIETTTYSCIIGIWGMGGSGKTTTAKAIYNQIHRSFMDKSFIEDIREACKRDRGQIRLQKQLLSDVLKTKVEIHSIGRGTTVIENRLSKKRLLIVLDDVNKSGQLKALCGNLQWIGEGSVIIITTRDKHLFTGLKVDYVHEMKEMHANESLELLSWHAFREAKPKEDFNELARNVVAYCGGLPLALEDLGLYLTNRTTNEWRSALSKLETTPNPHVQEILKISFDGLNDEKEKDIFLDVCCFFIGKDIAYVTEILNGCGLHSDCGIPVLIDRSLIKVEKNNKLGMHNLVQEMGREIIRQSSRKKPGKRSRLWFNVEVVDVLTKNTGTEVVEGLALKFHVNSRNCFKTCAFEKMQRLRLLQLENIQLAGDYGYLSKELRWMCWQGFPSKYIPKNFNMENVIAIDLKRSNLRLVWKEPQDLASLKILNLSHSKYLTETPDFSKLRNLEKLILKDCPRLCKVHKSIGDLRNLILLNLKDCTSLGNLPRSVYKLKSVKTLILSGCSKIDKLEEDIVQMESLTTLIAKNVVVKEVPFSIVTLKSIEYISLCEYEGLSHNVFPSIILSWMSPTINPLSYIHPFCCISSFLVSMHIQNNAFGDVAPMLGGLGILRSVLVQCDTELQLLKLVRTIVDYIYDVYFTDLEITSYASRISKHSLSSWLIGIGSYQEVFQILSKSIHEGLAINDSCDAFLPGDNDPHWLVRMGEGNSVYFTVPENCRMKGMALCVVYLTNPKNTAAECLIYVLMVNYTKCSIKIYKQDTVISFNDVDWQGIISHLEPGDKVKIFVTFGHGFVVKKTAVYLIRTLGEPSGPLTSSKRTLKCWSHYPHHSCS, encoded by the exons ATGGAGTTCGCGTCTTCTTCATCACCCTTCTCAAAATCCAAACCCCAATTCATGTACGATGTGTTCATCAATTTCAGGGGAGAAGACACCCGTAAGAAGTTCGTTTGTCATATCTATAAGGCCCTCTCAAATGCTGGAATCAACACTTTCATTGACGAGGAGAACATACAAAAGGGAATGACGCTGGATGAACTAATGACAGCAATAGAAGGGTCTCAGATAGCAATAGTTGTTTTCTCCAAAACCTATACTGAATCTACCTGGTGTCTTCGTGAGCTTCAAAAAATCATTGAATGCCACGAAAATTATGGGCAAAGAGTCGTGCCCGTATTTTACCATATTGACCCATCCCATATACGTCATCAGGAGGGTGATTTTGGAAGTGCGTTGAATGCAGTTGCAGAAAGAAGACATTCAGGAGAAGATCTGAAATCTGCCTTGTCCAATTGGAAGCGCGTACTAAAAAAAGCTACAGATTTCTCTGGTTGGAATGAGAGGGATTTCAG GAATGATGCTGAACTAGTGAAGGAAATTGTTAACGATGTTCTTACTAAACTGGAGTACGAAGTCTTGCCTATTACTCGATTCCCTGTTGGATTAGAGTCCCAGGTGCAAGAAGTGATTAGATTTATTGAAACAACCACATATTCTTGTATCATAGGGATATGGGGAATGGGAGGATCGGGTAAAACTACCACAGCCAAAGCCATCTACAATCAAATTCATCGTTCATTCATGGATAAAAGTTTCATTGAGGATATTAGAGAAGCTTGTAAAAGAGATCGAGGGCAAATACGTTTACAAAAACAACTTCTTTCAGATGTTCTAAAAACAAAGGTGGAGATACATAGCATTGGGAGGGGAACAACTGTGATAGAGAACAGACTTTCTAAAAAAAGGTTACTCATTGTACTTGATGATGTGAATAAGAGTGGCCAATTAAAAGCTCTATGCGGAAATCTTCAATGGATTGGTGAAGGAAGTGTAATAATCATTACAACTAGAGATAAACACCTGTTTACGGGACTTAAAGTTGATTATGTTCACGAAATGAAGGAAATGCACGCAAATGAGTCCCTTGAACTTCTTAGTTGGCATGCTTTTAGAGAAGCAAAACCAAAAGAAGACTTCAATGAACTTGCAAGAAATGTAGTTGCTTATTGTGGAGGACTACCACTAGCACTTGAAGACCTTGGTTTATATTTAACTAATAGGACTACAAATGAGTGGAGAAGTGCATTGTCAAAACTAGAAACAACTCCCAATCCTCATGTTCAAGAGATATTAAAAATAAGCTTTGATGGGTTAAATGATGAGAAGGAAAAAGATATATTTCTTGATGTATGTTGCTTCTTTATTGGTAAAGACATAGCCTATGTTACGGAGATACTAAATGGTTGTGGACTACATTCGGACTGTGGAATACCAGTCCTCATAGACCGTAGCCTCATAAAAGTTGAAAAGAACAACAAACTTGGAATGCATAATTTGGTACAAGAAATGGGAAGAGAGATAATTCGTCAAAGTTCAAGAAAGAAACCTGGGAAGCGCAGTCGACTGTGGTTTAATGTGGAAGTAGTTGATGTATTGACAAAGAATACT GGGACAGAAGTTGTTGAGGGATTGGCTCTGAAATTCCATGTCAACAGCAGAAATTGCTTCAAAACTTGTGCTTTTGAGAAAATGCAGAGATTGAGACTATTACAACTTGAAAACATACAACTTGCTGGAGATTATGGGTATCTTTCTAAGGAGCTGAGATGGATGTGTTGGCAAGGGTTTCCTTCAAAATACATACCTAAAAACTTTAACATGGAAAATGTGATTGCAATTGATTTAAAACGCAGTAATCTTAGGCTAGTCTGGAAAGAACCCCAG GATTTGGCATCGCTAAAAATCCTCAATCTTAGTCACTCCAAGTACTTGACTGAAACCCCTGACTTTTCAAAACTACGAAATCTTGAAAAGCTCATTCTCAAAGATTGCCCACGTTTGTGCAAGGTACACAAGTCCATTGGAGATCTCCGCAATCTTATTCTGTTAAATTTGAAGGACTGTACAAGTCTTGGCAATCTCCCAAGGAgtgtttataagttaaaatctgTGAAAACTCTCATCCTTTCGGGTTGTTCGAAGATTGACAAATTGGAAGAAGATATAGTGCAGATGGAATCCTTGACAACACTAATTGCTAAAAATGTTGTTGTGAAAGAAGTACCTTTTTCGATAGTAACCTTAAAAAGCATTGAATATATATCCCTATGTGAATATGAAGGATTATCGCATAATGTTTTTCCTTCTATCATTTTGTCTTGGATGTCTCCAACAATAAATCCCCTATCTTATATTCACCCATTTTGTTGCATATCATCATTTCTAGTTTCCATGCATATTCAGAATAATGCTTTTGGGGATGTAGCACCAATGCTTGGCGGCCTTGGAATTCTTCGTAGTGTTTTGGTGCAATGTGACACAGAACTTCAACTATTGAAACTAGTAAGAACAATTGTGGATTACATATATGATGTATATTTTACAGATTTAGAAATAACATCATACGCATCACGAATTTCAAAGCATTCCTTGAGTTCTTGGTTGATTGGAATTGGAAGTTACCAAGAAGTCTTCCAGATTCTCAGCAAGAGCATACATGAG GGATTGGCAATCAATGATTCTTGTGATGCTTTTCTTCCAGGTGACAATGATCCTCATTGGTTGGTCCGTATGGGTGAGGGAAATTCAGTGTATTTCACTGTGCCTGAGAATTGTCGCATGAAGGGAATGGCTTTGTGTGTTGTTTATTTAACAAACCCTAAAAACACAGCAGCTGAATGTCTTATTTATGTCTTAATGGTTAATTACACGAAGTGTTCCATCAAGATATACAAGCAAGATACAGTAATTTCCTTCAATGATGTAGATTGGCAGGGCATCATATCACATTTGGAACCTGGAGACAAGGTGAAGATTTTCGTGACTTTTGGGCATGGATTTGTGGTCAAGAAGACAGCTGTCTATCTTATAAGAACTTTGGGAGAACCCTCAGGCCCTTTGACTAGTTCCAAGCGAACACTAAAATGTTGGAGTCACTACCCACACCACTCGTGCAGCTGA